In Carassius carassius chromosome 7, fCarCar2.1, whole genome shotgun sequence, one genomic interval encodes:
- the zgc:66472 gene encoding uncharacterized protein zgc:66472: protein MEVEDALSAKFRVLIQGLMVTTTSEIVKIFSKVLLETRMEITQSWREIDLLKQQLEECEQQKTEAIIRSQRSEFKREDEEVEVSPDVQSYDTVTPEAMGLEKRAENVSELEMKESGTPGRKVQKICAIPENSQKVKCQETKCTQHVVKQKIVCPTNVPRVRGRKSSSKTTSKIIANGPSTSVDMFTKKTKSEAMKKRKLIKTAKHTNDVSVARGLRDRQHLSMQRHCLCCSSDECDLQSSPSRALHQVPSVYICRRCERRFKTDLLFKSHNCPMPQNCNRCGQMFTTLQGLTAHSQEVQPQFSCSQCEQRFSNQCALTMHKWIHTNLSVPKDIKAKRFEIRLERISDSQLEAALSSKSSLLQINSSKQDLLSEAHNMTTADATPGSLSKHSAESMAVNVPETSETQLSSQSVAESLDSRPGTMSDSSYGQSSIRKVYAVMSSTSCQYQITEDANGSEAPDVHETEKVIDNGKHASSSDESGIRSPPRKRKMSDCSHDAYNGVFPVENILRWRNNKGRNEVRVKWMPCTLCGAKFQNTWEPAESFPGYLDDKNEEPKKT from the exons ATGGAAGTGGAGGATGCCTTATCAGCTAAGTTCAGGGTCCTGATTCAAGGGCTCATGGTGACAACGACCTCAGAGATAGTTAAAATATTCAGCAAAGTGCTGCTGGAGACCAGAATGGAGATCACCCAGAGCTGGAGGGAGATCGACTTGTTGAAGCAGCAGCTGGAGGAATGTGAGCAGCAGAAGACAGAGGCCATCATTAGGTCCCAGAGGAGCGAATTCAAAAGAGAAGACGAGGAGGTGGAAGTGTCACCTGATGTACAGAGCTATGACACGGTCACACCAGAGGCGATG GGGCTTGAAAAAAGAGCAGAGAATGTCTCAGAACTAGAGATGAAAGAGTCAGGCACACCAG GCCGAAAGGTTCAGAAAATCTGTGCTATTCCTGAAAACAGCCAGAAGGTCAAGTGCCAAGAGACGAAATGCACACAACATGTggtaaaacaaaaaatagtttgtcCAACCAATGTGCCACGGGTGAGGGGGCGGAAATCATCAAGCAAGACCACATCTAAAATCATTGCAAATGGACCATCTACAAGTGTGGAcatgtttacaaaaaaaacaaaatcagaggcgatgaaaaaaaggaaattaataaAAACGGCAAAGCACACTAATGATGTTAGTGTTGCTCGTGGTCTTCGAGACCGACAGCACCTCAGCATGCAGAGGCACTGTCTGTGTTGTTCATCGGATGAGTGTGACCTCCAGTCTAGCCCCTCCAGAGCCCTGCACCAGGTCCCTAGTGTGTATATCTGTCGTAGATGTGAGAGAAGGTTTAAAACAGACCTCCTCTTCAAGAGTCACAATTGCCCAATGCCTCAGAATTGCAACAGGTGTGGGCAGATGTTCACTACTCTTCAGGGGCTCACTGCACACAGTCAGGAAGTTCAACCTCAATTCAGCTGCAGTCAGTGTGAGCAAAGGTTTTCCAATCAGTGTGCTTTAACCATGCACAAATGGATCCACACCAACCTTAGTGTTCCCAAGGATATTAAGGCTAAAAGGTTCGAGATTCGTCTCGAGAGAATCTCAGACTCCCAGCTGGAGGCTGCTTTGTCCTCAAAAAGTTCTCTCTTGCAAATTAACTCTTCAAAACAGGATCTTTTGAGTGAAGCGCACAATATGACTACAGCAGATGCAACTCCTGGATCTTTAAGCAAACATAGTGCAGAATCCATGGCAGTGAACGTACCTGAGACCAGCGAGACACAACTATCATCCCAAAGTGTAGCTGAAAGCCTGGACTCAAGGCCAGGAACCATGTCAGATTCCAGTTATGGACAGTCAAGTATCAGGAAAGTCTATGCTGTCATGTCATCCACCTCATGCCAATATCAGATTACTGAGGATGCAAATGGATCAGAGGCACCAGATGTGCATGAAACGGAGAAAGTAATTGATAACGGAAAACATGCCAGTTCAAGTGATGAGTCAGGAATCCGTTCTCCTCCAAGAAAGCGGAAGATGTCAG ACTGTTCTCATGATGCATACAATGGCGTGTTTCCTGTTGAAAATATTCTGAGATGGAGAAACAATAAG